From the genome of Rhizobacter sp. AJA081-3:
GAAGGACTTCAGTGCGAAGTTCCCGACCATCTCGATCTCGAAGAACACCTGAGAGGCCGCCGCCGATGACCGAGCGCCCTGCCGTGACCGTCGCGGTCGTGATGGAGCGCGACTTCCAGCCCAACCGCTGGGAGGACTGGCGGCACCGCATCGCCGAGGTGGTGCCGATGCAGGACGCCTTCGGCGACACCGCCCGCGTGCTGCGCGACGACGGCAAGTTGCAGAGCACGCTGCACCCGGGCCTGCGCGTCGAGCTGTTCGCCGACGAGGGCGAGGGCTACTACCTCAACCTGAGCAGCGGTGCGCCGGTGTGGTTCGTCGTCTGGCGCAGCGACGACGAAGATCCGTCGCGGGCCTGGCCCGAGCAGGTGACGCTGTCGTACAACGAGGCCGGCCGCCGCCTCGACGCGCAGGAGCGCGTCGACAACGTGCCGTTGCAGCCCGAGTGGCGCGAATGGCTGCAGGCCTTCACCGACGAACACTACAAGCCCGAACCCAAGCAGCGCAAGCGCCCGGCGTCGTTCCAGGCGCCGCAGCGGCGCGGTTCGTGAGGCGCTGATGGCCAGCGAGGACGGCGGCTTCCTGTCGCGCTGGGCGCGGCGCAAGGCCCAGGTGCGCGAGGGGCGCGAGCCCGTTCCGACGGCGCCCGTGCCTGCACCGATCGAGGCCCCGGTGGCCGCCGCCACACCGCTCGCCACCGAGGCCCAGCTCCCGGTCGCCGGGGAGACAGCGGCCGAGCCTGCGCTCACGCTCGACGACGTCGCCACGCTGACCGCGGAGTCCGACTTCAGCCGCTTCGTTGCCCACGACGTCGACCCGACGGTGAAGAACGCGGCGCTTAAGAAGCTCTTCACCGATCCGCACTACAACGTGATGGACGGGCTGGACACCTACATCGACGACTACGGCAAGCCCGACCCGCTGCCCGAGGGCATGCTGCGCCAGATGGTGCAGTCGCAGTTCCTCGGGCTGTTCGACGACGAGAAGAAGACGGACGAGCCGGCCGCCGCCGCGGCGGCACCGGCACCGACCGACCCGAAGGAAGACGCCCCCGATGAAGACGCTGATCTGCGACTGCAACCGCACCATGCCGCTGACGCCGGCGAGCCTGGCGCCGGTGAGCCAGGCGCTGGCGAAGACGCCGCTGGCCAGCCCTGAGGGGCTGGACACCGTCCACACGCTGCTGTGCCGCCGCGAGGCCGGCGCCTTCCAGCGCGCGGCCAAGGAGGGCGACGACCTGCTGGTCGCCTGCACGCAGGAGAGCCGGCTGTTCCTCGAGCTCAACGAGCAGACCGAGGGCGCGCCGCGCGTGGCCGAGCGGCCGATCCGCTTCGTCAACCTGCGCGAGACCGGCGGCTGGTCGAAGGACGCGAAGGACGCCGCGCCGAAGATCGCCGCGCTGATCGCCGCCGCGCAGCTGCCCGACCCCGACCCGGTGGCCACGGTGAGCTACCGCTCGCAGGGCCGCTGCCTGGTGATCGGGCAGGCCGATGACGCCGAGCGCGCCGCAGCGATGCTGGCCGACAAGCTCGACGTCGTGCTGCTGATCGACCGGCCGGGCGGCGCGCTGCCGCAGGTGCGTGAGCGCGCCGTGATGGCGGGGCGGCTGACGAAGCTCACCGGCTGGCTCGGCGCCTTCCATGCCGAGTGGGAGAGCGGCAACCCGATCGACCTGGACCTGTGCACGCGCTGCAATGCCTGCGTCGACGCCTGCCCCGAAGGCGCCATCGACTTCAGCTACCAGGTCGACCTGTCTCGCTGCAAGAGCCACCGCGACTGCGTGAAAGTCTGCGACGCTGCCGGCGCGATCGACTTCCAGCGCGCCCCGCAACAGGCCGAAGACGACTTCGACCTTGTGCTCGA
Proteins encoded in this window:
- a CDS encoding DUF3306 domain-containing protein, translating into MASEDGGFLSRWARRKAQVREGREPVPTAPVPAPIEAPVAAATPLATEAQLPVAGETAAEPALTLDDVATLTAESDFSRFVAHDVDPTVKNAALKKLFTDPHYNVMDGLDTYIDDYGKPDPLPEGMLRQMVQSQFLGLFDDEKKTDEPAAAAAAPAPTDPKEDAPDEDADLRLQPHHAADAGEPGAGEPGAGEDAAGQP
- a CDS encoding DUF3305 domain-containing protein, translating into MTERPAVTVAVVMERDFQPNRWEDWRHRIAEVVPMQDAFGDTARVLRDDGKLQSTLHPGLRVELFADEGEGYYLNLSSGAPVWFVVWRSDDEDPSRAWPEQVTLSYNEAGRRLDAQERVDNVPLQPEWREWLQAFTDEHYKPEPKQRKRPASFQAPQRRGS